The following proteins are co-located in the Longimicrobium sp. genome:
- a CDS encoding DUF1028 domain-containing protein encodes MMRIRLTSFLLLLAAPAVAQDGNPPSLSTFSIVACDPVNGFLGVAVQSRVVGAGSIVPAAEADAGAIATQANANVSYKRRGLEMLRAGRSPEEVRAEFVRTDPGIARRQFAVMDKQCRVAPFTGDSAQAWAGHRSGPNFSVQGNILTGPEVVDSMASAFRAAEAAGRPFGERLLAALKAGQAAGGDRRGRQGAGMLIVKAGAGYGGGDDVYADLHVEDAPEPILELERVYNVWMTLFHPDDHFLPNGSQSVSAPGGPHICALRNLLARAGHGTPTEAQFCAFDEEVIPALKAFQRVQNLPVRAALTPETAARLRQVTSARP; translated from the coding sequence ATGATGCGCATCCGCCTGACCTCGTTCCTGCTCCTCCTCGCCGCGCCCGCCGTGGCGCAGGACGGCAATCCGCCCTCGCTCTCCACGTTCAGCATCGTGGCGTGCGATCCCGTGAACGGCTTCCTGGGCGTGGCCGTGCAGTCGCGCGTGGTGGGCGCGGGATCCATCGTTCCCGCGGCGGAGGCCGACGCGGGCGCCATCGCCACGCAGGCCAACGCGAACGTTTCCTACAAGCGGCGCGGGCTGGAGATGCTGCGCGCCGGGCGATCGCCCGAAGAGGTGCGCGCGGAGTTCGTGCGGACGGACCCGGGCATCGCGCGGCGGCAGTTCGCGGTGATGGACAAGCAGTGCCGCGTGGCCCCGTTCACCGGCGACAGCGCGCAGGCGTGGGCCGGCCACCGCAGCGGCCCCAACTTCAGCGTGCAGGGCAACATCCTCACGGGGCCGGAGGTGGTGGACTCGATGGCCTCGGCGTTCCGGGCGGCGGAGGCGGCGGGGCGCCCCTTCGGCGAGCGGCTGCTGGCGGCGCTCAAGGCGGGGCAGGCGGCGGGCGGCGACCGGCGCGGACGGCAGGGCGCGGGAATGCTGATCGTAAAGGCGGGCGCGGGCTACGGCGGGGGCGACGACGTGTATGCGGACCTGCACGTGGAAGATGCGCCCGAGCCCATCCTGGAGCTGGAGCGCGTGTACAACGTGTGGATGACGCTCTTTCACCCCGACGACCACTTCCTCCCCAACGGCTCGCAGTCGGTCAGCGCGCCCGGCGGCCCGCACATCTGCGCGCTGCGCAACCTGCTGGCGCGCGCGGGCCACGGCACGCCGACGGAGGCGCAGTTCTGCGCCTTCGACGAAGAGGTGATCCCCGCGCTCAAGGCCTTCCAGCGCGTGCAGAACCTGCCGGTGCGCGCCGCCCTGACGCCCGAAACCGCCGCGCGCCTTCGCCAGGTGACGAGCGCACGACCGTAG